From a region of the Kwoniella mangroviensis CBS 8507 chromosome 1 map unlocalized Ctg01, whole genome shotgun sequence genome:
- a CDS encoding chorismate synthase produces MSSFGNNYRVHTYGESHCKSVGCIVDGVPPGLRLTEEDIQVQLSRRRPGQSDITTARSEFDTVHLQSGTEHGVTLGTPIGLLVQNKDQRPHDYAETDLYPRPSHADYTYLAKYGLKASSGGGRASARETIGRVAAGAIAEKYLKEAFGVEIVAFVASVGKVALPFAEEEDEVLGKEYMDLVKSVKREEVDKEITRCPHKATSQKMEETIRAAKAKDDSLGGSVTCVIRNTPAGLGEPAFDKLEAVLAHAMLSIPSTKSFEIGSGLRGTTFPGSIHNDPFIEGVDERTGEKTLRTSTNWSGGIQGGISNGEDIYFRVGFKPPATIAQEQPTARYDGSAGVLAAKGRHDPCVVPRAVPIVETMAAIVIMDMVLQQSARKSAASLLPPLTHLPPTMVLPGKSTVQAVVNGKDVGEVQNQKVGEE; encoded by the exons ATGTCATCTTTCGGCAACAACTACCGTGTACACACATACGGTGAATCCCACTGCAAATCAGTCGGTTGCATTGTCGACGGTGTTCCTCCT GGACTCAGATTGACAGAAGAGGACATCCAAGTACAGTTATCCAGAAGAAGGCCTGGTCAAAGTGATATCACAACTGCA CGATCTGAATTCGACACCGTCCATTTACAATCCGGTACGGAACATGGTGTAACCCTCGGAACACCTATTGGTCTCTTGGTTCAGAACAAAGATCAACGACCACATGACTACGCCGAGACCGACCTGTACCCTCGACCTTCTCATGCCGATTACACCTACTTGGCCAAATACGGTCTGAAAGcttcttcaggtggtggtagagCCTCAGCGAGAGAGACTATCGGTCGAGTAGCTGCGGGTGCTATAGCTGAAAAGTACCTCAAAGAAGCATTTGGTGTGGAGATCGTAGCTTTCGTTGCTTCCGTAGGCAAAGTCGCTCTGCCATtcgctgaagaagaagatgaagtgttAGGTAAAGAATATATGGATTTAGTCAAGTCGGtcaaaagggaagaagtggataAGGAGATCACTAGGTGTCCTCACAAGGCGACCAgtcagaagatggaggag ACCATTCGagctgccaaagccaaagatGACTCCCTCGGAGGATCCGTAACCTGTGTAATCCGAAACACCCCCGCCGGTTTAGGAGAACCAGCATTCGACAAGCTAGAAGCCGTCTTGGCTCATGCAATGTTATCTATCCCATCTACCAAATCGTTCGAGATCGGATCAGGTCTTAGAGGAACCACTTTCCCAGGATCGATACATAATGATCCGTTCATTGAAGGTGTGGACGAACGAACGGGAGAAAAGACTTTGAGGACCTCTACGAATTGGTCGGGAGGTATTCAGGGTGGAATTTcgaatggtgaagatatcTACTTCAG AGTCGGCTTCAAACCCCCTGCCACCATCGCTCAAGAACAACCCACAGCACGATACGATGGATCAGCTGGTGTCTTAGCTGCTAAGGGTAGACATGATCCTTGTGTGGTTCCCAGAGCCGTCCCTATCGTTGAAACAATGGCTGCTATCGTCATCATGGA TATGGTTCTCCAACAAAGCGCCAGGAAATCAGCTGCCTCCCtgcttcctcctctcacTCATTTACCACCTACCATGGTTCTCCCAGGTAAATCAACCGTGCAAGCCGTTGTGAATGGTAAAGATGTAGGGGAAGTGCAAAATCAGAAAGTCGGTGAGGAATAG